Sequence from the [Bacteroides] pectinophilus genome:
GATTAATGTCTTCATTATTCACCTCATATATTGTACATTATTGGTTACTATAATAAGTCCCACGATTCAAGACTTTATTAGTGATATTGTAGCACAAAAAAGAGGCCTTGTACAGCCGCATAATAGCAACTTACAAGACCTCATGTATGTGTTGGTTACATATTCATTACATCATCTTCATAATCCAGTCAAGAAGATTGTAATCTCTGAACAGTACTGCTGCAACAAGTGATACTGTTGACATAATCTTAATCAGGATATCAAGTGAAGGACCTACCGTATCCTTAAGAGGATCACCTACTGTATCACCTACAACCGCTGCATCATGTGCAGGTGAACCCTTGCCCTGTCCTTCGATAGCACCGGATTCAATATACTTCTTGCCGTTATCCCAGGCACCGCCTGCATTACCTGTAAATATAGCAAGCATGATTGCAGAAAGTGTTGCACCGATAAGAAGTCCGCCTACAAAATACGGTCCAAAGAGGAAACCGCATACAAGCGGGAACAGGATTGAAAGTATCGCAGGAACTCTCATCTCCTTAAGAGCGCCCTGTGACGAAATCTCAATACATGTCTTATAATCAGGCTTAGCCTTGCCTTCAAGTATTCCCGGAATCTCCTTGAACTGTCTTCTTACTTCCTCTACCATCTTACGGGCAGCATTAGCAACAGCCTCGATAAGCATACCTGAGAACAGATAAGGAAGGGCAGCACCTACAAGCGCACCTGCAAGAATCTTAGGATCCGTAAAGTTAAGGTCAAGTGTTGAACCCTCCGGCTGGAACGCATAAAGGAAACTTACCATAAGTGAAAGTGCTGCAAGTGATGCAGAGCCGATTGCAAATCCCTTACCGATTGCTGCAGTAGTATTACCTACTGAATCAAGCTTATCTGTTATGTTACGTACATCTGAATCAAGTTCTGACATCTCAGCAATACCACCCGCATTGTCTGAGATAGGACCATATGTATCAACTGATACAGTAGCAGATACGAATGAAAGCATTCCTACTGCTGCCATAGCTATACCGAACATACCTGATACTGCATAAGATGCATATGTTGTGATACCAAGTACGATAAGCGGATACATACATGACTTCATTCCTACTGCAAGTCCCTGCGTGATTGTAAGTGCAGGACCTTCCTTAGATGCCTGCGCAATAATCTGTGTAGGCCTGTAATCATAGCTTGTATAGTATTCTGCGATAGCTCCGATGATTACACCACTGACAACTCCGAGTGTTGCTGCAATCCATGGTGAAAGCCATCCTGCATTAAACTTTGCAAATGCCATATCCGCTGCACCTGCTTTGCCAAACATAAGATATGTAACAACAAGTCCGCCAATAACTGTTATAGCCGCAGCAGCCCATGTTGAAATATTAAGATCCTTGTGAGGATTATCTGTTGCCTTCTTAAGAAGTACATATGCAATACCGAGTATACATGCAACAAGTCCTATTGCAGCAAATACAAGCGGATAATACATCATCTTCTGGAGCATATTCTCTGAAGCAGCTCCGCTTGAAGCAATGTTAGAAAGGAACAGGCTGACTGCAAGTATTATTGATGATGTGATTGCACCAACATATGACTCAAGAAGGTCTGAGCCAAGTCCTGCAACATCACCTACATTATCACCTACATTATCAGCTATTGTTGCCGGGTTACGCGGATCATCCTCAGGAATGTGTGCCTCTGTCTTACCTACAAGATCCGCACCCATATCTGCTGCCTTAGTATAGATACCACCGCCAACTCGGTTGAACATTGCAACTATTGAACATCCGAGTGCATAGCATGAAAGACACTGCGTAAATATATGTCCGCCCGTTGTAAGTGCCGTGATATCAAGCAGTCCGAGCAACATACCGAATACTATATAAACAATAAAAAGACCGAGCAGCGCAAATCCGCCGACACAAAGTCCCATTACCGAACCGCCCTTAAGTGCAACCTTAAGTGTCTCACCGATATTTCTTGTCTTATTCGCTGCATTGGCAACCCTGACATTAGCATATGTCGCTATCTTCATGCCAACCCATCCTGCGCATGCACTCATTACCGTACCGATAACGAAGCATACAGACGGCTGCCACATAAATGTGCTGCTCTGCAGACTGAATATTACCGCAAATGCAACTGCAATAATTGCAACTACCACTGCGATTATCTTGTACTCGTATGTGATGAATGCATTGGCACCAACCCTGATTGCCTCTGCTATCTCTGACATACGAGCGTTGCCCTCATCCATCTTCTTCACACTTGCGAAGTTGAATGCGGCATAGCCTAGTGCCAGCAACGCTGCCACTATTACGAGAACTAATAAAACCTCCATTTCCTAAACCCTCCAAACATTTATGTTGTGTAAAACATATGTACAATTTTACCAATTCTTAACTGCAAGGTCAATAAATATATGAAAAATCGCACAAATAATTGTATACAAAATTACACATAATATTTTGTCAGTTTTGACATATTTAAGAAATATATGTACAATACTGATGTATTTTCTTATATACAGGCATGTTCCTTATAGACGGAGGTTATAGAATTTATGAATGCTATAGATTTACACGTTCACTCAACATATTCTGATGGCACATTTACACCAAAGATGCTTATAGATGAAGCTGTCAGGAAAGGGCTCTCGGCAATGGCGCTTACAGACCATGACACAACTGACGGAATAGATGATGCACGCCTGGCTTCAGCCGGTACAAATGTCGAGCTTATTCCCGGAATAGAACTTTCCTGCAGCTACAAAGGCTTTAAGGAAATCCATATAGTGGGACTTTTTATTAATGATAAAGATAAAGCTTTCAACGCGAAGCTTGAAGAGCTCCGCACTACAAGGGATGAGCGCAACCACCTGATGTGTGGGAAGCTCAGGATGCATGGAATTGATATATCCTTTGATGACATGGATAATGATTATGGAAATGCCGTAATAACAAGAGCACATTTTGCAGATTATCTTATGAAACATGGATATGTGAGCAGCAAAAAAGAGGCATTTGACCGTTATGTCGGTGATAATGCCCCTTGCTTCGTTCCCAGACGTTATCTGAGTTCCGGCGACGGAATCCGCATAATACTCGATGCCAAAGGTGTGCCGATACTTGCACATCCAACTCTGTATCATCTCGGCAATGATGTCATGCGTGACATGCTTGCTGCCCTCAAAGCAGACGGTCTTGCCGGCATGGAATGTATATATTCAACATATACAATGGGAGAAGAGATCCAGATGCGCAGGCTTGCTAAGGAATTCGGGCTGATTCCGTCAGGCGGCTCTGATTTTCATGGTGCCAACAAGCCGTCAATAAGCCTTGGCACAGGCAAAGGCCACCTGTTTGTTCCGGAATCAATACTTGAACCGATTCGTAAGCATGCACATTAAGAAAGTCTGCTTTCTATTGCATCGACAACAGTCTCTATTGCCTTTATACGCGCGTAATACTTGTTGTTTGATTCAATGATATGCCACGGCGCATCCTTGGTAGAGGTGTATTTTATCATATCGTTAACAGCGACTTCGTACTTATCCCATTTATCACGGTTGCGCCAGTCTTCATCGGTAATCTTCCACTGCTTTGCCGGATTATTCTCTCTTTCCCTGAATCTTGCAAGCTGCTCATCTTTGTCTATCTGGAGCCAGAACTTGACCACAATTGCTCCCCAGTCCATAAGCTCCTGTTCAAATTCGTTAATCTCATTGTAGGCTCTCTTCCACTCAGTCTCCGTATTAAAGCCTTCAAGACGCTCTACCATTACACGTCCGTACCATGTACGGTCAAACACAGCTATGTGTCCCGTCTTAGGCAGATTCTTCTGGAATCTCCACAGGTACTGTCTTGCCTTTTCATATGAATCCGGTGCAGCTACCGGGTTAACGTCATAATCCCTTGCATCAAAACATGATACCATTCTCTTAATGTTACCGCCTTTGCCTGCCGCATCCCATCCCTCATAACAGATAATAAGCGGAATCTTCTTTTTGTAGAGCTTATATGAGAGCTTAAGAAGCTTATCCTGAAGCTTGTCAAGCCTCTTATGATATTCCTTCTCTGAAAGCGTGCAGTCAAGGCTTACATCCTGAATAAGCGGCTTCCTGACAAGTTCAAAATCCATCTTTGACACAGGTATTCCCCTGCCTTCTATAGAATGTATACCATCCTTTTCTACTTTACGGCACAGCTTTTCAAGACGCTTGACAACTGTCTCGAGCACTTCTTTGAGAGCCACGTCTCTTTCCATTCCTGATATTACATTCCAGCCCGCATATTCAAAGTTCGTCTTCTCAAGCATAAAGTCATATTCTTCCTTACATACGGCATATGCTTTGTTCTGTTTCCAGTCATGTGCGCTTACGCGCCACTTTGTTGCTTTGGATGCTTCAAGCTCATTAAGCCTTTTGCTCTGTTCTTTTTTGGTTATATGCAGGAAGAATTTAAAAATAACATATGCATCATCCGTAAGCTGTCTTTCAAACACTTCTATATCCTTAGAATGACTTTCTTTACCGCTTGTCATCCAGTCATGGTACCAGCTTCTGTCAAATATGGCTATCTCGCCTCTTCCGGGTATCTTCATCCAGAATCTGTTCATGTATGGTTTTCTTGATTCCTCATCACTTGGAGATGTAATCGAATACATCTTCACGCCTCGCGGATCAAGATACTTAAGCAGCTTCCCTATAAGACTTCCCTTACCCGAAGCACTCCAGCCCTCAAATGCAATAATAACCGGAATTCCGGCCTTCT
This genomic interval carries:
- a CDS encoding sodium-translocating pyrophosphatase gives rise to the protein MEVLLVLVIVAALLALGYAAFNFASVKKMDEGNARMSEIAEAIRVGANAFITYEYKIIAVVVAIIAVAFAVIFSLQSSTFMWQPSVCFVIGTVMSACAGWVGMKIATYANVRVANAANKTRNIGETLKVALKGGSVMGLCVGGFALLGLFIVYIVFGMLLGLLDITALTTGGHIFTQCLSCYALGCSIVAMFNRVGGGIYTKAADMGADLVGKTEAHIPEDDPRNPATIADNVGDNVGDVAGLGSDLLESYVGAITSSIILAVSLFLSNIASSGAASENMLQKMMYYPLVFAAIGLVACILGIAYVLLKKATDNPHKDLNISTWAAAAITVIGGLVVTYLMFGKAGAADMAFAKFNAGWLSPWIAATLGVVSGVIIGAIAEYYTSYDYRPTQIIAQASKEGPALTITQGLAVGMKSCMYPLIVLGITTYASYAVSGMFGIAMAAVGMLSFVSATVSVDTYGPISDNAGGIAEMSELDSDVRNITDKLDSVGNTTAAIGKGFAIGSASLAALSLMVSFLYAFQPEGSTLDLNFTDPKILAGALVGAALPYLFSGMLIEAVANAARKMVEEVRRQFKEIPGILEGKAKPDYKTCIEISSQGALKEMRVPAILSILFPLVCGFLFGPYFVGGLLIGATLSAIMLAIFTGNAGGAWDNGKKYIESGAIEGQGKGSPAHDAAVVGDTVGDPLKDTVGPSLDILIKIMSTVSLVAAVLFRDYNLLDWIMKMM
- a CDS encoding PHP domain-containing protein; translated protein: MNAIDLHVHSTYSDGTFTPKMLIDEAVRKGLSAMALTDHDTTDGIDDARLASAGTNVELIPGIELSCSYKGFKEIHIVGLFINDKDKAFNAKLEELRTTRDERNHLMCGKLRMHGIDISFDDMDNDYGNAVITRAHFADYLMKHGYVSSKKEAFDRYVGDNAPCFVPRRYLSSGDGIRIILDAKGVPILAHPTLYHLGNDVMRDMLAALKADGLAGMECIYSTYTMGEEIQMRRLAKEFGLIPSGGSDFHGANKPSISLGTGKGHLFVPESILEPIRKHAH
- the pap gene encoding polyphosphate:AMP phosphotransferase, whose product is MFEEIDLKREYTLDEEISIKAEIDELGDRFAQLQQRLKKAGIPVIIAFEGWSASGKGSLIGKLLKYLDPRGVKMYSITSPSDEESRKPYMNRFWMKIPGRGEIAIFDRSWYHDWMTSGKESHSKDIEVFERQLTDDAYVIFKFFLHITKKEQSKRLNELEASKATKWRVSAHDWKQNKAYAVCKEEYDFMLEKTNFEYAGWNVISGMERDVALKEVLETVVKRLEKLCRKVEKDGIHSIEGRGIPVSKMDFELVRKPLIQDVSLDCTLSEKEYHKRLDKLQDKLLKLSYKLYKKKIPLIICYEGWDAAGKGGNIKRMVSCFDARDYDVNPVAAPDSYEKARQYLWRFQKNLPKTGHIAVFDRTWYGRVMVERLEGFNTETEWKRAYNEINEFEQELMDWGAIVVKFWLQIDKDEQLARFRERENNPAKQWKITDEDWRNRDKWDKYEVAVNDMIKYTSTKDAPWHIIESNNKYYARIKAIETVVDAIESRLS